A single Thermoplasmatales archaeon DNA region contains:
- a CDS encoding DUF3311 domain-containing protein has translation MNAILKFILLAIPYFFMVLGIGIYDRVNPTLGGWPFFYWYQLVWIFIAAILISMVYLLERKDKNLGAGGA, from the coding sequence ATGAATGCTATTCTGAAATTTATCTTGCTTGCTATACCGTATTTTTTTATGGTACTTGGAATAGGTATTTACGACCGAGTAAATCCAACGCTTGGTGGGTGGCCATTTTTTTATTGGTACCAGCTAGTGTGGATATTTATAGCAGCGATTTTGATCTCCATGGTGTATTTGTTAGAAAGAAAGGACAAGAACCTTGGAGCAGGTGGTGCATAA